From Stigmatopora nigra isolate UIUO_SnigA chromosome 5, RoL_Snig_1.1, whole genome shotgun sequence, a single genomic window includes:
- the zmat3 gene encoding zinc finger matrin-type protein 3 isoform X2, producing the protein MALQLSNGDASYYQNAHYFRNYTSSAVNYTNSSHYLSRLPGPETMLKPALSLFSHVPPPFQHMDSLHRLGPPPLVPTQTLGPPPVVPTPAIGPANVVAAPTLVPPPMTATHALRPLHIASVHSLGPPPMIEAQSVRPPSLTHTLGPPPLDPSQVMVPPSLDLTQPVCPSALNHAHTLVTPITPGGPGLIPGPLPGQLAPTCEQPQEEASAMGREELEDTIALEELCKPLYCKLCNVTVNSPQQAQAHYQGKNHGKKLRNFLAGSQQPPAIRIPETLEVSGQTNIISGSNESDTARLASYKGPTRVILATENDYCKLCDASFSSLLVAQAHYQGKNHAKKLRLTEAQQNTNNMDSSSEGSPRRNRKEGSEYRLVKNRRIIQLPISMQGPYYNPRPRQRIPRDLAMCVTPSGQFYCSMCNCGAEQETDFRQHLESKQHKAKVSELRYRNEMESLGYS; encoded by the exons GTCCAGAGACCATGTTGAAGCCTGCTCTCAGTCTCTTCAGCCATGTACCGCCGCCTTTTCAACACATGGACTCTTTGCACCGGCTGGGACCCCCACCTTTAGTGCCTACGCAGACTCTCGGCCCTCCGCCAGTCGTACCGACTCCAGCAATCGGACCGGCAAATGTGGTTGCCGCCCCGACTTTGGTGCCCCCACCCATGACCGCTACTCACGCATTGAGGCCTCTGCACATTGCATCTGTACATAGTTTAGGCCCACCACCGATGATTGAAGCCCAGTCGGTCAGACCTCCTTCTTTGACACACACCCTGGGGCCTCCACCTCTAGATCCGTCACAAGTAATGGTGCCTCCTTCATTAGACCTCACACAACCAGTGTGCCCTTCTGCATTGAACCATGCACATACGTTGGTTACCCCTATAACTCCTGGAG GGCCCGGCCTTATTCCCGGTCCTCTGCCCGGGCAGCTGGCCCCAACTTGCGAGCAACCCCAGGAAGAGGCCTCTGCTATGGGAAGGGAGGAGCTAGAGGACACTATTGCATTGGAAGAACTCTGCAAGCCACTATACTGTAAACTCTGCAATGTTACTGTCAACTCACCTCAGCAGGCCCAGGCTCACTACCAG GGAAAGAACCACGGTAAGAAATTGCGGAATTTTCTAGCCGGCAGTCAACAGCCACCAGCCATAAGGATCCCTGAAACTCTTGAAGTCTCTGGGCAGACAAACATCATCTCAGGATCTAACGAAAGTGACACTGCAAGGCTG GCATCGTATAAAGGGCCCACCAGGGTCATTTTGGCCACAGAGAATGACTATTGTAAGCTGTGTGACGCTTCCTTCAGCTCACTGTTAGTTGCGCAAGCTCACTACCAAGGCAAGAACCATGCAAAGAAACTGCGCCTTACTGAAGCTCAGCAAAACACAAATAACAT GGACAGTAGCAGTGAAGGAAGCCCACGAAGGAACCGTAAAGAAGGCAGTGAATACAGACTGGTGAAAAATCGGCGAATCATACAGCTACCAATATCCATGCAAG GGCCGTATTACAACCCCAGACCCAGGCAGCGGATCCCCAGGGATTTAGCTATGTGTGTTACCCCCAGCGGACAGTTTTACTGTTCCATGTGCAACTGTGGAGCTGAACAAGAAACAGACTTCCGACAGCATTTGGAAAGCAAGCAACACAAAGCTAAAGTGTCAGAGTTAAGGTACCGGAATGAGATGGAGAGTTTGGGCTACAGTTAA
- the zmat3 gene encoding uncharacterized protein zmat3 isoform X1, with protein MALQLSNGDASYYQNAHYFRNYTSSAVNYTNSSHYLSRLPGPETMLKPALSLFSHVPPPFQHMDSLHRLGPPPLVPTQTLGPPPVVPTPAIGPANVVAAPTLVPPPMTATHALRPLHIASVHSLGPPPMIEAQSVRPPSLTHTLGPPPLDPSQVMVPPSLDLTQPVCPSALNHAHTLVTPITPGGNRFPLPPSPLSSPLIPSPDLSQLPLRHGPSLVSSPGPGLIPGPLPGQLAPTCEQPQEEASAMGREELEDTIALEELCKPLYCKLCNVTVNSPQQAQAHYQGKNHGKKLRNFLAGSQQPPAIRIPETLEVSGQTNIISGSNESDTARLASYKGPTRVILATENDYCKLCDASFSSLLVAQAHYQGKNHAKKLRLTEAQQNTNNMDSSSEGSPRRNRKEGSEYRLVKNRRIIQLPISMQGPYYNPRPRQRIPRDLAMCVTPSGQFYCSMCNCGAEQETDFRQHLESKQHKAKVSELRYRNEMESLGYS; from the exons GTCCAGAGACCATGTTGAAGCCTGCTCTCAGTCTCTTCAGCCATGTACCGCCGCCTTTTCAACACATGGACTCTTTGCACCGGCTGGGACCCCCACCTTTAGTGCCTACGCAGACTCTCGGCCCTCCGCCAGTCGTACCGACTCCAGCAATCGGACCGGCAAATGTGGTTGCCGCCCCGACTTTGGTGCCCCCACCCATGACCGCTACTCACGCATTGAGGCCTCTGCACATTGCATCTGTACATAGTTTAGGCCCACCACCGATGATTGAAGCCCAGTCGGTCAGACCTCCTTCTTTGACACACACCCTGGGGCCTCCACCTCTAGATCCGTCACAAGTAATGGTGCCTCCTTCATTAGACCTCACACAACCAGTGTGCCCTTCTGCATTGAACCATGCACATACGTTGGTTACCCCTATAACTCCTGGAGGTAATAGATTCCCCCTGCCACCCAGTCCCTTGTCATCCCCTCTTATCCCCAGCCCAGACCTCTCACAACTGCCCCTGAGACATGGCCCTTCATTGGTCTCATCCCCAGGGCCCGGCCTTATTCCCGGTCCTCTGCCCGGGCAGCTGGCCCCAACTTGCGAGCAACCCCAGGAAGAGGCCTCTGCTATGGGAAGGGAGGAGCTAGAGGACACTATTGCATTGGAAGAACTCTGCAAGCCACTATACTGTAAACTCTGCAATGTTACTGTCAACTCACCTCAGCAGGCCCAGGCTCACTACCAG GGAAAGAACCACGGTAAGAAATTGCGGAATTTTCTAGCCGGCAGTCAACAGCCACCAGCCATAAGGATCCCTGAAACTCTTGAAGTCTCTGGGCAGACAAACATCATCTCAGGATCTAACGAAAGTGACACTGCAAGGCTG GCATCGTATAAAGGGCCCACCAGGGTCATTTTGGCCACAGAGAATGACTATTGTAAGCTGTGTGACGCTTCCTTCAGCTCACTGTTAGTTGCGCAAGCTCACTACCAAGGCAAGAACCATGCAAAGAAACTGCGCCTTACTGAAGCTCAGCAAAACACAAATAACAT GGACAGTAGCAGTGAAGGAAGCCCACGAAGGAACCGTAAAGAAGGCAGTGAATACAGACTGGTGAAAAATCGGCGAATCATACAGCTACCAATATCCATGCAAG GGCCGTATTACAACCCCAGACCCAGGCAGCGGATCCCCAGGGATTTAGCTATGTGTGTTACCCCCAGCGGACAGTTTTACTGTTCCATGTGCAACTGTGGAGCTGAACAAGAAACAGACTTCCGACAGCATTTGGAAAGCAAGCAACACAAAGCTAAAGTGTCAGAGTTAAGGTACCGGAATGAGATGGAGAGTTTGGGCTACAGTTAA